The following are encoded together in the Thalassolituus oleivorans MIL-1 genome:
- the thiL gene encoding thiamine-phosphate kinase, protein MSEHRGEFDLIRRYFADGYPQCENIRLGNGDDASVIALPADMDLAQSIDTQVADVHFPAKAPAHLIAGRALRCAVSDLAAMGAWPQGFHLALTLPNADEEWLADFAHGLRQTAHELGIGLLGGDTTSGPTTVITIAVQGLLPQNERLIRSGAEAGDDIWLTGNLGAATLALDTVINEPARQTEFTQAYYHPQVHIAFGQLLLTVASACLDISDGLLQDATHIAKQSNVTMHIEAAWIPTVVPMSHCNWCRCLTGGDDYQLLFTAPPEYRSRIEAFATTVGLDQCLRIGSVKGGAAKVELCHNGEPLELATSGYQHF, encoded by the coding sequence ATGAGCGAGCACAGAGGCGAGTTCGATCTAATCCGGCGTTACTTTGCCGATGGATATCCTCAATGTGAGAATATTCGCTTGGGAAATGGCGATGATGCCTCCGTTATCGCCTTACCTGCAGATATGGATTTAGCGCAAAGCATCGATACCCAAGTGGCCGATGTTCACTTTCCAGCTAAAGCTCCCGCCCATTTAATTGCTGGCCGCGCTCTGCGTTGTGCCGTTAGTGACTTAGCCGCGATGGGGGCATGGCCTCAGGGTTTTCATTTAGCATTAACCTTGCCTAACGCCGACGAAGAATGGCTAGCGGATTTCGCCCATGGTTTGAGGCAAACGGCACATGAGTTAGGGATTGGACTGTTAGGTGGAGACACCACATCCGGACCAACCACCGTAATCACTATCGCTGTGCAAGGTTTACTACCACAGAATGAACGCCTTATTCGTTCTGGAGCAGAAGCCGGTGATGATATTTGGCTCACCGGTAACCTAGGTGCGGCGACGCTGGCGTTGGATACTGTGATCAACGAGCCCGCTCGTCAAACCGAATTCACTCAGGCGTATTACCATCCGCAAGTGCACATCGCCTTTGGACAATTACTGTTAACCGTGGCGTCTGCCTGCCTAGATATATCCGATGGGCTATTACAGGATGCTACACATATCGCAAAACAATCTAATGTCACTATGCACATAGAGGCGGCATGGATTCCAACGGTAGTGCCAATGAGTCACTGTAACTGGTGTCGTTGCCTGACCGGCGGAGATGACTACCAATTGCTGTTTACCGCACCACCAGAATACCGCAGTCGTATTGAAGCCTTCGCCACCACCGTTGGCTTAGATCAATGCCTGCGTATTGGTAGCGTTAAAGGCGGTGCTGCTAAAGTTGAGTTATGCCACAATGGAGAGCCTCTCGAATTGGCGACCAGTGGTTACCAACACTTTTAA
- the nrdR gene encoding transcriptional regulator NrdR codes for MHCPFCAHPETKVIDSRLVADGEQVRRRRECIQCGERYTTFETAELVMPRIIKHDGTREPFHEEKLRSGIQRALEKRPVSVEDVEAAIVRIKHKLRAMGEREINSRVLGERVMAELRQLDQVAYVRFASVYRSFKDLDEFRAEIERLSPSSHDEDSTQ; via the coding sequence ATGCATTGTCCTTTTTGCGCCCATCCAGAAACCAAAGTCATCGACTCCCGTCTGGTTGCCGATGGTGAGCAAGTGCGCCGACGCCGGGAATGCATACAGTGTGGTGAACGTTACACCACGTTCGAAACTGCCGAATTAGTTATGCCTCGTATTATCAAACACGACGGCACCCGAGAACCTTTCCACGAAGAAAAACTACGCTCAGGTATTCAGCGCGCGCTGGAGAAACGCCCTGTTAGCGTTGAGGACGTGGAAGCCGCTATCGTACGCATCAAACATAAACTGCGCGCCATGGGTGAACGTGAAATCAATAGTCGCGTTCTTGGTGAGCGTGTAATGGCAGAACTTCGTCAACTAGACCAAGTTGCCTATGTTCGTTTCGCCTCTGTTTACCGTAGTTTCAAAGACCTCGACGAATTCCGCGCTGAAATTGAGCGTTTGTCGCCATCCAGTCACGATGAGGACAGCACGCAATGA
- the ribBA gene encoding bifunctional 3,4-dihydroxy-2-butanone-4-phosphate synthase/GTP cyclohydrolase II: MPLNKIEDIIADIRAGKMVILMDDEDRENEGDIIVAAEKVTPEIINFMATEARGLICLTLTGDRCDYLGLPSMVAGNGARFSTPFTVSIEAAEGVTTGISAADRARTIRVAVDSYSKPEDIVQPGHIFPLRARPGGVLSRAGHTEAGCDLARLAGLLPSSAIVEVMNADGTMARRPDLEIFAEKHGLKIGTIADLIHYRMANEKTVECLSQDTVHTEFGDFTLHTFRDTILGETHLALSLGTVSHNEPTLVRVQTNNLIRDVLGLRTPDSPSWSSTQALKRIAEEGKGVLVLLSADQKEDVNDNLDAFFGRARPVRSPNTDSSGAFLTIGTGSQILRELGIKKMRLLSSEMKYSGISGFDLEITEYIPFCE; this comes from the coding sequence ATGCCACTGAATAAAATCGAAGACATTATTGCCGACATTCGCGCCGGAAAAATGGTCATTCTTATGGATGACGAAGATCGCGAAAACGAAGGCGACATTATTGTGGCCGCCGAAAAAGTAACGCCTGAAATTATTAATTTTATGGCCACCGAAGCACGCGGATTAATCTGCTTAACCCTAACCGGTGATCGCTGTGACTACTTAGGCTTACCCTCAATGGTTGCTGGCAATGGTGCGCGTTTTTCCACACCATTTACTGTCTCTATTGAAGCCGCCGAAGGTGTTACCACAGGTATTTCTGCTGCAGACCGCGCCCGCACCATTCGCGTGGCTGTCGACTCTTACAGCAAGCCTGAAGACATAGTGCAGCCAGGGCATATTTTCCCATTACGTGCACGTCCTGGCGGTGTATTAAGCCGCGCCGGTCATACCGAAGCGGGCTGTGATTTAGCACGTCTAGCAGGGCTACTGCCATCATCCGCGATTGTTGAAGTCATGAATGCCGATGGCACTATGGCTCGTCGCCCTGATTTAGAAATTTTTGCGGAAAAGCACGGTCTTAAAATCGGTACGATTGCCGATTTAATTCACTACCGCATGGCCAACGAAAAAACCGTTGAGTGTTTATCCCAAGACACAGTGCACACCGAATTTGGTGATTTTACTTTGCACACCTTCCGCGACACGATTTTAGGTGAAACTCATTTAGCATTGAGCTTAGGCACGGTATCGCACAACGAACCGACACTCGTGCGCGTACAAACTAATAATCTGATTCGCGATGTTCTAGGTTTACGCACCCCTGACTCACCAAGTTGGTCGTCCACCCAAGCGTTAAAACGCATTGCCGAAGAAGGCAAAGGTGTATTGGTGTTGTTATCTGCTGATCAAAAAGAAGATGTTAACGATAATCTTGATGCCTTCTTTGGTCGCGCCCGCCCAGTACGTAGTCCTAATACCGATAGCTCAGGCGCCTTTTTAACCATAGGTACTGGCTCCCAAATATTACGCGAGCTAGGCATTAAGAAAATGCGTCTGCTCAGCTCCGAAATGAAATACAGCGGGATTTCTGGCTTTGATCTAGAAATCACCGAATACATCCCTTTTTGCGAATAA
- the nusB gene encoding transcription antitermination factor NusB — translation MSRISGTQKASPAARRKARRFAVQALYQWQVGGANLTQIEAEFRTDNDMSNVDLEYFSDILHGVPREKGRLDEKFAPFLDRRIDEMTPVELAILRLAAYEMAHRLDVPYKVVINEAVELAKTFGATDGHKYVNGVLDRLAQRERMVEIKGPRG, via the coding sequence ATGTCACGCATTTCTGGCACTCAAAAAGCGAGCCCTGCTGCCCGTCGCAAAGCGCGTCGCTTCGCCGTCCAAGCCTTGTATCAATGGCAAGTGGGGGGTGCAAACCTAACTCAAATCGAAGCGGAATTTCGCACAGATAACGATATGAGTAACGTGGATTTAGAATATTTCAGCGATATTTTGCATGGAGTGCCGCGCGAGAAAGGACGTCTTGATGAAAAATTTGCACCTTTCTTAGATCGCCGTATTGATGAAATGACACCGGTTGAACTCGCCATTTTGCGTTTAGCAGCCTACGAAATGGCCCATCGTTTAGACGTACCTTACAAGGTCGTTATCAACGAAGCCGTCGAGCTAGCAAAAACCTTCGGCGCTACCGATGGCCATAAATACGTGAATGGTGTGCTTGATCGTTTGGCACAGCGCGAACGTATGGTCGAAATCAAAGGTCCTCGCGGTTAA
- a CDS encoding riboflavin synthase, whose translation MFTGIIEAVGYVANVTQQQGDIRLRVATQSLDLSDVKLGDSIATNGVCLTVVTLHGDGFEADVSRESIAHTRIAQWQMGDKLNLEKAMMPTTRMGGHIVSGHVDGVGRVQSRKADARSVRFDIEAPADLCRYIAAKGSITVDGVSLTTNALTATGFSLNIVPHTAEQTTLCDLQPGHHVHLEVDVIARYLEQLLTGSKTASSAITPSFLAENGFWK comes from the coding sequence GTGTTTACCGGAATCATTGAAGCGGTTGGCTATGTAGCCAATGTAACGCAACAACAAGGGGATATCCGCTTACGGGTAGCAACCCAATCATTGGACCTTAGCGATGTTAAGTTAGGTGACAGCATCGCTACCAATGGCGTTTGCCTAACAGTCGTTACTTTGCATGGTGATGGTTTTGAAGCAGATGTTTCGCGCGAATCTATTGCACACACCCGAATTGCTCAATGGCAGATGGGTGATAAGCTGAATTTAGAAAAAGCCATGATGCCGACTACACGTATGGGCGGACACATTGTCAGTGGTCACGTCGACGGCGTAGGCCGAGTACAGAGCCGCAAGGCTGATGCTCGCTCTGTGCGCTTTGATATCGAGGCACCAGCAGACCTGTGCCGCTATATTGCCGCAAAAGGGTCTATTACGGTTGATGGCGTGAGTCTAACAACCAATGCCTTAACGGCCACAGGGTTTAGTCTCAATATCGTGCCGCATACCGCTGAGCAAACGACTTTGTGCGATTTACAACCTGGTCATCATGTTCACTTGGAAGTCGATGTCATTGCTCGTTACTTAGAGCAATTACTCACAGGTAGCAAAACAGCAAGTAGCGCGATTACGCCCAGCTTTTTAGCTGAAAATGGTTTTTGGAAATAA
- a CDS encoding metal-dependent hydrolase gives MTQATLADTNTGNVRMTAGERAGIPPRRMDFEFSEETNRYWYGNSAFLTTFWTTLSSLFPEGETFFVDSVKNYRGIIKDPLLKAQVSGFIGQEAMHSKEHEAFNNMAAKHGFPADKLDKELGVMLRFVRKVVPKKMQLAATVALEHYTAILAEQLLRDERHQQMIKDPEALKLWMWHALEENEHKIVAYDVYQLAGGGYFLRTFVMLITTVLFFAIVGVNHARLLWADKSLFKFKDNWKGITFLWGWKGLFPQLAGKYLDFFRPGFHPNDHDTVALLDEWRHKMLDEGGMLADQIKNPSRAAKSTAAA, from the coding sequence ATGACACAAGCAACATTAGCCGATACAAACACTGGCAATGTCCGTATGACTGCAGGCGAGCGTGCGGGTATTCCACCACGCCGTATGGACTTTGAGTTCTCGGAAGAAACGAATCGTTACTGGTATGGTAACAGCGCCTTTTTAACAACATTCTGGACCACGCTATCTTCGCTGTTCCCAGAAGGCGAAACCTTCTTCGTAGACTCAGTTAAAAACTACCGTGGCATCATCAAAGACCCACTTCTTAAAGCTCAGGTATCTGGGTTTATTGGGCAAGAAGCGATGCACAGCAAAGAACATGAAGCCTTCAACAACATGGCCGCCAAGCATGGTTTTCCAGCCGATAAGCTTGATAAAGAATTAGGCGTCATGCTGCGCTTCGTTCGTAAGGTCGTGCCGAAGAAGATGCAATTAGCGGCGACCGTTGCTCTGGAACACTACACAGCTATTTTGGCAGAACAGCTACTACGCGATGAGCGCCACCAGCAAATGATTAAAGACCCTGAAGCATTAAAGCTTTGGATGTGGCATGCACTAGAAGAAAACGAGCATAAAATTGTTGCCTACGACGTATACCAGTTAGCCGGTGGCGGTTATTTCTTGCGTACGTTCGTGATGCTGATTACTACAGTCTTGTTTTTTGCAATTGTAGGGGTCAACCATGCTCGCCTGCTTTGGGCAGATAAGAGCTTATTTAAGTTCAAGGACAACTGGAAAGGCATCACCTTCTTGTGGGGTTGGAAAGGTTTATTCCCACAACTTGCTGGTAAGTATCTTGATTTCTTCCGTCCGGGCTTCCACCCGAACGATCACGACACAGTGGCACTACTTGATGAGTGGCGCCATAAGATGCTGGACGAAGGCGGAATGCTTGCTGACCAGATCAAAAACCCATCTCGCGCAGCGAAGTCCACCGCTGCTGCTTGA
- a CDS encoding metal-dependent hydrolase, whose translation MTQAANANNDSVRMTAGERAGIPPRRMDFQFADDTKRYWYADNAFLTTFWTTLSALFPAGETFFIDSVKNYRDRVTEQTLKDAISGFIGQEAMHTKEHQAFNDMGAKHGLPTLQLDKELWGLLGLTKKIFPKKMQLATTVALEHYTAILAEQLLRDKQHQENIQDPEALKLWMWHALEENEHKAVAYDVYELIGGGYFTRATAMILATLGFIIFVGQGHIRLLWANGSLFNLKDNLKGMWALWGWKGLFPRLLFKYLDFFRPGFHPNDHDTVQLLDDWRHRMLDQGGILANQIKNPSKAANTQAA comes from the coding sequence ATGACTCAGGCCGCTAATGCAAACAACGATTCGGTACGCATGACCGCTGGTGAACGAGCGGGCATTCCGCCACGTCGCATGGATTTCCAATTTGCAGACGATACAAAGCGTTATTGGTATGCCGACAACGCATTTTTAACCACTTTCTGGACAACCCTATCTGCGCTTTTTCCAGCCGGTGAAACCTTCTTTATCGACTCTGTTAAAAATTACCGTGACCGTGTCACCGAGCAAACATTAAAAGACGCCATTTCAGGCTTCATCGGTCAAGAAGCTATGCACACAAAAGAGCACCAAGCATTTAATGACATGGGCGCCAAGCACGGCCTACCAACTCTGCAATTAGATAAAGAACTTTGGGGCTTGCTAGGTTTAACGAAAAAAATATTTCCGAAAAAAATGCAGCTAGCAACGACGGTAGCGCTTGAACACTATACGGCGATTTTGGCCGAGCAATTATTGCGTGATAAACAACATCAAGAGAACATCCAAGATCCTGAAGCCTTGAAGCTGTGGATGTGGCATGCATTAGAAGAGAACGAACACAAAGCAGTTGCTTATGATGTGTACGAGTTAATTGGCGGCGGTTATTTCACTCGCGCAACGGCAATGATACTGGCGACGCTCGGTTTTATTATCTTCGTTGGCCAAGGTCATATCCGTCTGTTATGGGCAAATGGCTCCCTATTCAATCTGAAAGACAACTTAAAGGGCATGTGGGCCTTGTGGGGTTGGAAAGGTCTATTCCCGCGTTTGCTGTTTAAGTATCTAGACTTCTTCCGTCCAGGATTCCACCCGAATGACCACGATACCGTGCAACTACTGGATGATTGGCGTCACCGCATGCTTGATCAAGGTGGCATCCTCGCCAACCAGATCAAAAACCCAAGCAAAGCAGCCAACACTCAAGCGGCATAA
- the ribD gene encoding bifunctional diaminohydroxyphosphoribosylaminopyrimidine deaminase/5-amino-6-(5-phosphoribosylamino)uracil reductase RibD: MNHEYYMARALQLAKLGLYSTSPNPRVGCVIVREGVIVGEGWHKKAGGPHAEVHALQDAGDMAKGATAYVTLEPCAHTGRTAPCAQGLIEAGIAEVIGATRDPNPLVSGRGYDMLRDADIEVTEHCLQAEAEALNAGFMKRMRTGLPWVRVKLAQSLDGRTAMASGESQWITGPAARRDVQRLRARSCAVITGADSILLDNPAMTVRPEETGIELEEHLWRQPLRVVIDGRNRIGGDAKLFAQKGDVLIATRKISADPITRDEKLGKLAYWSGESKGKVDLYALLQELGERGCNEVLVESGAALAGAFVAAGLVDELILYCAPTLLGSNARPLLSLPLDSMKEQIRWHWQDSRQVGDDLRLTLRPVKLPVAKEA, from the coding sequence ATGAATCATGAATACTATATGGCCCGAGCGCTACAGCTGGCCAAACTCGGTTTATACAGCACTAGCCCCAACCCCAGAGTTGGCTGCGTCATCGTGCGTGAAGGCGTCATTGTTGGTGAAGGCTGGCACAAAAAAGCCGGTGGTCCCCATGCCGAAGTACACGCCCTACAAGATGCTGGTGATATGGCTAAAGGCGCTACCGCTTACGTTACCTTAGAGCCTTGCGCGCACACAGGACGCACAGCCCCATGCGCACAAGGCCTCATTGAGGCCGGCATTGCCGAAGTCATCGGCGCTACTCGCGACCCCAACCCATTAGTATCTGGTCGTGGTTACGACATGCTGCGTGATGCGGATATCGAGGTTACCGAACACTGTTTGCAAGCCGAAGCCGAGGCACTCAATGCCGGTTTTATGAAGCGCATGCGTACCGGCCTACCTTGGGTTCGCGTCAAATTAGCGCAAAGCCTAGATGGTCGTACCGCAATGGCATCCGGTGAAAGCCAATGGATTACTGGCCCTGCAGCACGTCGTGACGTACAACGCTTACGCGCACGCAGCTGCGCGGTTATCACGGGTGCAGACAGCATTCTGCTGGATAACCCAGCGATGACAGTGCGCCCAGAAGAAACAGGGATAGAACTCGAAGAGCACCTATGGCGTCAGCCATTGCGCGTTGTCATCGACGGGCGCAATCGTATTGGTGGCGATGCTAAATTATTTGCCCAGAAAGGTGATGTATTAATTGCCACTCGCAAGATTAGCGCCGATCCCATTACCCGCGACGAAAAGTTAGGAAAACTGGCTTACTGGAGCGGAGAGAGTAAAGGCAAAGTCGATCTTTACGCTCTCTTACAGGAACTTGGCGAGCGCGGATGCAACGAAGTATTAGTTGAATCTGGCGCTGCACTTGCGGGGGCATTTGTCGCTGCCGGATTAGTCGATGAGCTGATTTTATATTGTGCCCCCACCCTATTGGGGAGCAATGCTCGGCCGCTGCTATCCTTACCGTTAGATAGCATGAAAGAACAAATACGCTGGCATTGGCAGGACTCGCGCCAAGTAGGAGATGATTTACGTCTCACCTTGCGCCCCGTCAAACTCCCAGTAGCAAAAGAAGCGTAA
- a CDS encoding metal-dependent hydrolase, producing the protein MTNATLADTNTGTVRMTAGERAGIPPRRMDFEFTDETTRYWYGDNAFLTTFWTTLSALFPEGETFFVDSVKNYRHIITEQALKDQVSGFIGQEAMHSKEHEAFNGMASKHGFPTEKLDKELGWLFKVIRKVIPKRMQLAATVALEHYTAILAEQLLRDERHQEMFKDKEALKLWMWHALEENEHKIVAYDVYKLAGGNYAERVFVMFIATVIFFTVVGTGHIRLLWADKSLFNFKENWKGLKFLWGFNGLFPRLASQYFDFYRPSFHPNDHDTEALLDDWRHRMLDEGGMLADQIKNPSKARPAAAV; encoded by the coding sequence ATGACAAATGCAACTTTAGCCGACACCAACACAGGCACTGTCCGTATGACAGCCGGCGAGCGAGCAGGCATTCCCCCGCGTCGCATGGACTTCGAGTTCACCGATGAAACTACCCGTTACTGGTATGGCGATAACGCCTTTTTAACGACGTTTTGGACAACACTGTCAGCGCTATTTCCAGAAGGCGAAACCTTCTTCGTTGATTCGGTAAAAAACTACCGTCACATCATTACTGAGCAAGCACTAAAAGACCAAGTATCTGGCTTCATAGGGCAAGAAGCGATGCACAGTAAGGAACATGAAGCGTTCAACGGTATGGCCAGCAAGCATGGCTTTCCAACAGAAAAGCTCGATAAAGAGCTGGGCTGGTTATTTAAGGTCATTCGCAAAGTTATCCCTAAGCGTATGCAACTTGCAGCAACCGTAGCTCTAGAACACTACACCGCCATTCTAGCGGAACAGCTTTTGCGCGATGAACGTCACCAAGAAATGTTCAAAGACAAAGAAGCATTAAAGTTGTGGATGTGGCATGCCCTAGAGGAAAACGAACACAAAATCGTTGCCTACGACGTGTATAAATTAGCCGGCGGTAATTACGCTGAGCGCGTTTTTGTTATGTTCATTGCAACCGTGATCTTTTTCACCGTTGTTGGCACTGGCCATATCCGCCTGCTATGGGCAGACAAAAGCTTGTTCAACTTTAAAGAAAACTGGAAAGGTCTGAAGTTTCTATGGGGCTTTAATGGCTTATTCCCACGCTTGGCTAGCCAGTACTTTGATTTTTACCGCCCGAGTTTCCACCCGAATGACCATGATACTGAAGCGCTATTAGATGATTGGCGTCACCGTATGTTGGATGAAGGCGGTATGTTGGCGGATCAAATCAAAAATCCAAGCAAGGCACGCCCTGCAGCTGCAGTTTAA
- the ybaK gene encoding Cys-tRNA(Pro) deacylase, whose product MTPAINAAKKAGIRYDILEYQHDPDAPSYGEEAANVLNLPTAQVFKTLLVSLSGHKSSLAVAVLPVSHQLSLKAIAKALGAKKADMADPKVAERTTGYIVGGISPIGQKKALPTVIDQSATAFTAIYCSAGRRGLEIGLAANDLAALTRGIFAEITAQ is encoded by the coding sequence ATGACTCCAGCCATTAATGCCGCGAAAAAAGCGGGGATTCGCTACGACATTCTAGAATATCAACACGACCCCGATGCGCCTTCCTATGGCGAAGAAGCAGCCAACGTTTTAAATTTACCCACTGCGCAAGTTTTTAAAACCTTACTGGTCAGCCTTAGCGGCCATAAAAGTTCACTTGCGGTTGCCGTTTTACCGGTTAGCCATCAACTAAGCCTAAAGGCTATCGCGAAAGCGCTGGGTGCCAAAAAAGCCGATATGGCCGACCCTAAGGTCGCTGAACGAACAACGGGATACATCGTTGGTGGTATTAGTCCAATTGGTCAAAAAAAAGCTCTCCCCACGGTAATTGACCAGAGTGCAACGGCATTTACCGCCATTTATTGCAGCGCAGGACGTAGAGGTTTGGAAATTGGCCTAGCGGCTAACGATTTAGCTGCACTCACCCGAGGTATTTTTGCCGAAATTACGGCACAATAG
- a CDS encoding DUF1244 domain-containing protein: MTKTEIEAAAFRRLLKHLDERKDVQNIDLMNLAGFCRNCLAKWYTSAAAEGGEALTYDAAREIIYGMPYDVWKAQYQQEATPEQLAAMNNSSQL, from the coding sequence ATGACCAAAACCGAAATCGAAGCTGCGGCATTTCGCCGATTATTGAAACATCTAGACGAACGCAAAGACGTGCAAAACATTGATTTAATGAATCTCGCAGGATTTTGCCGTAATTGCTTAGCGAAGTGGTACACGTCAGCGGCTGCCGAAGGCGGAGAAGCACTCACTTATGATGCTGCGCGCGAGATTATTTATGGTATGCCATATGATGTTTGGAAGGCGCAATACCAACAAGAAGCAACACCAGAACAATTAGCCGCCATGAATAACTCGTCACAGTTATAA
- a CDS encoding DUF1653 domain-containing protein, whose amino-acid sequence MNKDLTTTPSITSGRYRHYKGSDYEVFGLVRHSETEEWLVHYRTLYGDFSHWVRPYAMFTEEVVIDGVAQPRFALINDEAVIINDQ is encoded by the coding sequence ATGAACAAAGATCTAACGACAACGCCTAGTATAACAAGTGGTCGCTACCGTCACTACAAAGGTAGCGATTACGAAGTTTTCGGTTTAGTGCGCCACAGTGAAACCGAAGAGTGGTTGGTGCATTATCGTACGCTCTACGGTGATTTTAGCCACTGGGTAAGACCCTATGCTATGTTCACTGAAGAAGTTGTGATTGACGGTGTTGCCCAACCGCGCTTTGCTCTGATAAATGACGAAGCCGTTATAATTAACGACCAATAG
- a CDS encoding SIMPL domain-containing protein — MKQLSAFIIALLIIFPSWADEPFIDVSGYGKIEVMPDYLQLYISLSDTKKTLAEARDSVESVFQQVLKVRSDLNISKDDIDAAHISNQPMYEWQRDSSTRKYTGEQVTRRVTITLRNLDDYGRLVHRLMEDGRIQIQNTNLRFNDLPSLQRKATKLALLDARDKANFMATTLDNSLGAVQFIQEQGGYNPQPVVMMAQMRSAKMEDSSVGSEMLIQKQDIEQSVQVRFAITEK, encoded by the coding sequence GTGAAACAATTATCTGCGTTTATTATTGCCCTACTTATTATTTTCCCTAGCTGGGCCGATGAACCTTTTATCGACGTCAGTGGTTACGGAAAAATCGAAGTCATGCCCGATTATTTGCAGCTGTATATTTCTCTTAGTGATACCAAGAAAACATTAGCCGAAGCCCGCGACAGCGTTGAGTCCGTGTTCCAGCAAGTATTGAAAGTGCGATCTGATTTAAATATTAGTAAAGATGACATCGACGCAGCGCACATTAGTAATCAACCGATGTACGAATGGCAACGCGATAGCAGCACACGCAAATACACCGGCGAACAAGTCACCCGCCGCGTGACGATTACACTGCGCAATCTTGATGATTACGGCCGTTTAGTACACCGCTTAATGGAAGATGGCCGTATTCAAATTCAAAATACTAATCTGCGTTTTAATGACCTACCAAGCTTACAGCGTAAGGCCACCAAACTTGCACTACTCGATGCACGCGACAAAGCGAATTTTATGGCCACCACGTTAGATAACAGCCTAGGCGCAGTGCAGTTTATTCAAGAGCAAGGCGGCTACAATCCTCAGCCGGTTGTGATGATGGCGCAAATGCGCAGTGCAAAAATGGAAGATTCGTCAGTTGGATCAGAAATGTTGATTCAAAAACAAGATATCGAACAGAGTGTGCAAGTTCGCTTTGCCATTACAGAAAAATAG
- the ribE gene encoding 6,7-dimethyl-8-ribityllumazine synthase: MKHIKTIEGNLTPNDGRYAIVVGRWNAFVVESLLEGAVDSLLRHGVDKDNITIIRAPGAVEIPLVVKKAAASAKYDAIIALGAVIRGGTPHFEYVAGECVKGLSSVAMQYDIPVAFGVLTVDTIEQAIERSGTKAGNKGEEAAMSAFEMVALLKAMEA; encoded by the coding sequence ATGAAACATATTAAGACGATTGAAGGAAACCTCACCCCGAACGATGGCCGTTACGCCATTGTTGTTGGCCGCTGGAATGCTTTCGTTGTTGAAAGCTTGTTGGAAGGTGCGGTTGATTCTTTGTTACGTCACGGCGTCGATAAAGACAATATCACTATCATTCGTGCTCCGGGGGCGGTTGAAATTCCATTAGTGGTTAAAAAAGCCGCTGCCAGTGCCAAATACGATGCGATCATCGCATTAGGTGCGGTTATTCGTGGCGGCACACCACATTTCGAATACGTCGCTGGTGAATGTGTAAAAGGCTTGTCTTCAGTCGCCATGCAGTACGACATTCCCGTGGCCTTCGGTGTGTTAACCGTTGATACCATCGAACAAGCAATCGAACGCTCTGGCACAAAAGCAGGCAATAAAGGCGAAGAGGCTGCCATGTCTGCCTTTGAGATGGTTGCTCTACTTAAAGCCATGGAGGCTTAA